A window of Longimicrobium sp. contains these coding sequences:
- a CDS encoding nucleotidyltransferase family protein, with the protein RRRSGRLMDAMILAAGLGTRLRPLTDHTPKALIDVAGVPMIERVARRLIAAGADRLIVNTAYLAQKIEDFVRQRGGFGVEADFSREDPGPLETGGALLAAEGLFRKDAPFFLHNADILTDLPLDGMYAAHRDADPLATVAVLDRPSTRKLLFDGDGLLGRVDETKGLDLRVREPVGAVQALPFAGVHVLAPRIFGLLTERGAFSILDPYLRLAAAGERILPFRVDGHAWLDIGRPEQLEEARRRYAQTADGTPLAPPPSRFFTSGTGP; encoded by the coding sequence GGCGCCGCCGAAGTGGCCGCCTGATGGATGCCATGATCCTGGCGGCCGGGCTGGGCACCCGCCTGCGCCCGCTGACCGACCACACCCCCAAGGCGCTGATCGACGTGGCCGGCGTGCCCATGATCGAGCGCGTCGCCCGCCGCCTCATCGCGGCCGGCGCCGACCGGCTGATCGTCAACACCGCGTACCTGGCGCAGAAGATCGAAGACTTCGTGCGCCAGCGCGGGGGCTTTGGCGTGGAGGCCGACTTCTCGCGCGAAGACCCAGGCCCCCTGGAAACCGGGGGCGCGCTGCTCGCCGCGGAGGGGCTGTTCCGCAAGGACGCCCCGTTCTTCCTTCACAACGCCGACATCCTCACCGACCTGCCGCTGGACGGGATGTACGCCGCGCACCGGGATGCCGATCCCCTGGCCACGGTCGCCGTGCTGGACCGGCCGAGCACCCGCAAGCTGCTCTTCGACGGCGACGGCCTGCTGGGCCGGGTGGACGAGACCAAGGGGCTGGACCTGCGCGTGCGCGAGCCCGTCGGCGCGGTGCAGGCGCTGCCATTCGCGGGCGTGCACGTGCTCGCGCCCCGCATCTTCGGCCTGCTGACGGAGCGCGGGGCGTTCAGCATCCTGGACCCGTACCTGCGCCTGGCCGCGGCGGGAGAGCGCATTCTTCCCTTCCGCGTAGACGGGCACGCCTGGCTCGACATCGGGCGGCCGGAGCAGCTGGAAGAAGCGCGGCGGCGGTACGCGCAAACCGCGGATGGAACGCCTCTTGCCCCGCCCCCGTCCCGCTTTTTCACGAGCGGAACGGGACCATGA
- a CDS encoding type II toxin-antitoxin system VapC family toxin, translating to MKRYFFDASAVVKLHAVEPGSSAVHDLMRSANRSDRSTRVFVCDISLPEAVSALQQIKRGPHAARKGLSAAALRQAIPTLVQSFTQESPLIVVNASEVMHAAAGIVQRWRLRPADAIQVAAAVRARDNLDEGAEISFVSADRVQCAAARHEGLNVLELAA from the coding sequence ATGAAACGCTACTTCTTCGACGCGTCTGCCGTGGTAAAGCTGCACGCGGTGGAGCCCGGCTCGTCAGCTGTCCACGATCTCATGCGCAGCGCGAACCGGAGCGACCGCTCGACCAGGGTGTTCGTTTGCGACATCTCGCTGCCCGAAGCTGTGTCAGCCCTGCAGCAGATCAAACGCGGTCCGCACGCGGCGCGAAAGGGCTTGAGTGCTGCCGCATTGCGGCAGGCGATTCCAACTCTGGTCCAGAGTTTCACCCAGGAGTCGCCGCTGATCGTGGTGAACGCCTCGGAAGTGATGCACGCCGCAGCCGGTATCGTCCAGCGGTGGCGGCTGCGTCCGGCCGACGCCATCCAGGTCGCCGCAGCCGTTCGTGCACGCGACAACCTGGATGAAGGAGCAGAAATCTCGTTCGTCAGTGCCGACCGGGTGCAGTGCGCGGCGGCGCGGCACGAGGGGCTGAACGTGCTGGAACTCGCGGCGTAG